The region GCCGTACCGGAAGGCACCCTCGGCGGCGATCCCCTGGGTCGCTCCCCGGACGTGCCGGTGCCGGACCACATGATGGTGGACGGGCCGCTGCGCCAGGCCGTCATGCAGGAGCTCGCCTTCCGCTCGATGGCGGAGGAGAAGGCGGCCCGCGCCATCTCCTTCCTCGTCGCGTACGCCCCCGACCTCTCCGGGATGGACTTCTACACCTCCCAGCTGATGGACGAGGCCCGCCACGCCTACGCCTTCCGCGGCCACCTGCTCGAACTGGGCGTACCGCAGGGCGAGTTGGCGGCCACCATGGAGTCGCTCGCCGGGGTCGACCGGGACGCCGTCCTGAACCCCCTGGAGGAGTTCGGGCTCGCCGTCATGGAGAAGGAACGCGACTACATCGGTGGCGTGATCACCCTCACCGTCCTGGTGGAGGGGGTCCTCGCGCCCACCGCCGAGCTGAGCGAGCGCAAATGGCGGCCCTTCGACGCGCCCGCCGCCGAGATCGAACGCGCCGCCGGCATCGACGAGATCCGGCATCTGTCCGTGGGCACCACGATCGTCCGCCGCCATGTCCGGCAACACCCGGAGGACCTGGAGCGGATCGGTGAACTCGTCGCGCGCGGGATGCGGTTGTGGTCGGAACTCCCGGTGCAGCAGATGACCTTCCGCCGCGAACAGCTCTATCAGCAGGGACTGGACCAGCACCGCGACCTCGCCGGCGACTACGAGCTGTGGCCGGGCCGCCGCCTGGTCGACACCACCGCCGAGGAACGGATGCTCGCCGCCGCGGAATGGTCGCGCGTCACCCAGGAAGCGCGCC is a window of Streptomyces sp. NBC_00271 DNA encoding:
- a CDS encoding VlmB-like protein; translated protein: MTTSIEKFPVEADRHRAPGLLEGALRTELTPEGCDLGYWFRAVPEGTLGGDPLGRSPDVPVPDHMMVDGPLRQAVMQELAFRSMAEEKAARAISFLVAYAPDLSGMDFYTSQLMDEARHAYAFRGHLLELGVPQGELAATMESLAGVDRDAVLNPLEEFGLAVMEKERDYIGGVITLTVLVEGVLAPTAELSERKWRPFDAPAAEIERAAGIDEIRHLSVGTTIVRRHVRQHPEDLERIGELVARGMRLWSELPVQQMTFRREQLYQQGLDQHRDLAGDYELWPGRRLVDTTAEERMLAAAEWSRVTQEARLTDMGLTP